A genomic segment from Vagococcus zengguangii encodes:
- a CDS encoding ABC transporter permease subunit — MRQTFTFMKKEFIENFRNKKLMVIGILSLLFGFMNPIIAKFTPDLIANLVDEQMASMIPEPTIWDSWTQYYKNVGQMFLFIVIIMFADILTKEVSDKTLVPLVTKGLKKQAVLNGKALFLALIIWATLLTTASVTHLYNYPVFGTFGDVQSFVPLMDLGLFALFLVSCLMLGSVLSKGYGSLLFVALSVLLSYLMSIPTFTREASPIQLLSGNVARMTSGDNLSLVCYFVTIAFTVLFYSLASIKFNKKLLS, encoded by the coding sequence CGTAATAAAAAGCTGATGGTCATTGGTATTTTGTCGTTATTATTTGGTTTTATGAATCCAATCATTGCTAAATTCACACCGGATCTAATCGCGAATCTAGTGGATGAACAGATGGCATCGATGATTCCAGAGCCTACTATTTGGGATAGCTGGACGCAATATTACAAAAACGTCGGGCAAATGTTTTTATTTATCGTGATTATTATGTTTGCTGACATTTTGACAAAAGAAGTTAGTGATAAAACGTTGGTGCCACTTGTTACCAAAGGATTGAAGAAACAAGCAGTATTAAACGGCAAGGCATTATTTTTGGCTCTAATTATTTGGGCTACCTTACTAACGACTGCTTCAGTAACACATCTCTATAATTATCCTGTTTTTGGGACCTTTGGCGATGTTCAGTCATTTGTACCACTTATGGATTTGGGCCTTTTTGCGTTGTTTTTAGTCAGCTGCTTAATGCTTGGGTCGGTTTTATCAAAAGGTTACGGTAGCTTATTATTTGTGGCCTTAAGTGTCCTATTAAGCTATTTAATGAGTATTCCAACCTTCACGCGTGAGGCGTCACCTATACAATTATTATCGGGAAATGTTGCACGAATGACGAGTGGGGACAACTTATCGTTAGTTTGCTATTTCGTTACTATCGCCTTCACAGTCTTGTTTTATAGTTTGGCAAGTATCAAGTTCAATAAGAAGTTGTTATCTTAA